In one window of Haemorhous mexicanus isolate bHaeMex1 chromosome 31, bHaeMex1.pri, whole genome shotgun sequence DNA:
- the LOC132340289 gene encoding ras-related protein Rab-11A-like, whose translation MRGKDDEYDYLFKVVLIGDSGVGKSNLLSRFTRNEFNLESKSTIGVEFATRSIQVDNKTVKAQIWDTAGQERYRAITSAYYRGAVGALLVYDIAKYLTYENAERWLKELQDHADANIVIMLVGNKSDLRHLRAVPTDEARSFAEKNGLSFLETSALDSTNVETAFHNILSEIYRIVSQRQITGQPESEFGPSTSIEPIQVLPTQQEGRQAPCCQNI comes from the exons ATGCGAGGCAAGGACGATGAGTACGATTATCTCTTCAAAG TTGTGCTCATCGGGGACTCGGGGGTGGGCAAGAGCAACCTGCTGTCCCGCTTCACCCGCAACGAGTTCAACCTGGAGAGCAAGAGCACCATCGGGGTGGAGTTTGCCACCAGGAGCATCCAGGTGGACAACAAGACAGTGAAGGCTCAGATCTGGGACACGGCCGGGCAGGAGCGCTACCGCGCCATCACCTCTGC gtacTACCGAGGGGCAGTGGGAGCTCTGCTGGTCTATGACATTGCCAAGTACCTGACGTATGAGAATGCAGAGCGctggctgaaggagctgcaggaccaCGCTGACGCCAACATTGTCATCATGCTGGTGGGCAACAAGAGTGACCTGAGGCACCTCCGGGCTGTGCCCACCGACGAGGCCAGGAGCTTTGCAG AGAAGAATGGGCTGTCCTTCCTTGAGACGTCTGCCCTGGATTCCACCAATGTGGAGACAGCTTTCCACAACATCCTCTCGG AGATCTACCGCATAGTGTCGCAGAGGCAGATCACAGGACAGCCAGAGTCTGAGTTCGGCCCCTCCACCTCCATTGAACCCATCCAGGTGCTGCCCACGCAGCAGGAGGGCCGGCAGGCACCCTGCTGCCAGAACATCTGA
- the RAB25 gene encoding ras-related protein Rab-25: MGSAEEDYNFVFKVVLIGESGVGKTNLLSRFTRNEFNHDSRTTIGVEFSTRTILVGDAAVKAQIWDTAGLERYRAITSAYYRGAVGALVVFDITKHQTYDVVDRWLKELYDHAEASIVVMLVGNKTDLAQAREVPMEEAKMFADNNGLLFVETSALDSTNVEEAFETILKEIFYKVQKQKQRSSQSNTVSLASENPASTAPAQAERRPCCVAL, from the exons ATGGGCAGCGCCGAGGAGGATTATAACTTTGTCTTCAAGG TTGTGCTGATTGGGGAGTCTGGGGTGGGAAAAACAAACCTGCTGTCTCGTTTTACCCGCAACGAGTTCAACCACGACAGCCGTACCACCATCGGCGTGGAGTTCTCCACGCGCACCATCCTGGTGGGGGACGCCGCGGTGAAGGCTCAGATCTGGGACACGGCCGGGCTGGAGCGCTACCGCGCCATCACCTCCGC GTATTACcggggggctgtgggtgccctgGTGGTGTTTGATATCACCAAGCACCAGACGTACGATGTGGTGGACCGCTGGCTGAAGGAGCTCTATGACCATGCCGAGGCCAGCATCGTTGTCATGCTGGTGGGGAACAAGACCGACCTTGCACAGGCTCGAGAGGTGCCCATGGAGGAGGCAAAAATGTTTGCAG ACAACAACGGGCTGCTGTTCGTTGAGACCTCGGCGCTGGACTCCACCAATGTTGAGGAGGCATTCGAGACCATCCTGAAAG aaatCTTCTACAAAgtgcagaagcagaagcagaggagcagccaaaGCAACACGGTGTCACTTGCAAGTGAGAACCCTGCAAGCACAGCCCCGGCACAGGCAGAGAGGCGCCCGTGCTGCGTGGCCCTCTGA